From a single Pasteurella atlantica genomic region:
- the nagB gene encoding glucosamine-6-phosphate deaminase, whose translation MRLIPLTTSEEVSEWSAKYIVDRINQFNPTAEKPFVLGLPTGGTPLKTYNKLIEYYQAGKVSFKNVVTFNMDEYVGLPKEHPQSYHYFMFENFFKHIDINPDNVHILDGMAQDVDKECQEYEEKIRSYGKIHLFMGGVGVDGHIAFNEPASSLSSYTRIKTLTEDTLIANSRFFDDDINKVPKFALTIGVNTLLDAEEVLLLVTGYNKALALQACVEGPINHLWTVSSLQMHRRAVVVCDEPATQELKVKTVKYFKQLEENVAH comes from the coding sequence ATGAGATTAATACCCTTAACAACCAGTGAAGAAGTGAGCGAGTGGTCTGCAAAATATATTGTTGATCGCATTAATCAATTTAATCCAACAGCAGAAAAACCATTTGTATTAGGTTTACCAACGGGAGGCACACCGTTAAAAACTTATAATAAACTGATTGAATATTATCAAGCGGGTAAAGTGAGTTTCAAAAATGTGGTGACTTTTAATATGGATGAATATGTGGGATTACCAAAAGAGCATCCTCAAAGTTACCACTACTTTATGTTTGAAAACTTCTTCAAGCATATTGATATTAATCCTGACAATGTCCATATTCTAGATGGAATGGCACAGGATGTTGATAAAGAATGCCAAGAGTACGAAGAAAAAATTCGTTCTTATGGTAAAATTCATCTTTTTATGGGAGGCGTTGGGGTTGATGGTCATATTGCTTTTAATGAACCTGCATCTTCACTTTCATCCTATACTCGAATTAAAACATTAACGGAAGACACCCTTATTGCAAATTCTCGTTTTTTTGATGATGATATTAACAAAGTACCTAAATTTGCATTAACAATAGGGGTAAATACCTTGCTGGATGCTGAAGAGGTTCTATTACTTGTAACAGGTTATAATAAAGCCTTAGCTCTACAGGCTTGTGTTGAAGGACCAATTAATCATTTATGGACGGTAAGTAGCTTGCAGATGCATAGAAGAGCCGTAGTGGTTTGTGATGAACCAGCAACGCAAGAGCTTAAAGTAAAAACAGTGAAATATTTTAAACAACTTGAAGAAAATGTTGCACATTAA
- a CDS encoding SPOR domain-containing protein, with protein sequence MKKRDYIRPQKKVANNKKNIIIASVVVILLFAIALLWFLKEKAPIQPVIPIISQKSENIPSLPSYPEKSYSYIKELQTHEISIDNSEAALTEQAKLSKAQQTLLKERQLLEIEKEEKRNSTVQKVQQAQALDKLILEKSQPKTQDKKNKIVKQFGIQCGAFKNKAQAENMYARLTMAGFEPQITTNSGWNRVIVGPLGNRDAANKAMKKAGKVADCLVIGM encoded by the coding sequence GTGAAAAAACGTGATTATATTCGCCCTCAAAAAAAAGTAGCTAATAATAAGAAAAATATTATTATCGCCTCAGTTGTTGTAATTCTACTTTTTGCAATCGCATTACTTTGGTTTTTAAAAGAAAAAGCACCAATACAACCTGTTATCCCTATAATATCTCAAAAATCAGAAAACATTCCATCATTGCCGAGTTATCCTGAAAAAAGTTATAGCTATATCAAAGAGTTACAAACTCACGAAATTTCAATTGATAATAGTGAAGCAGCATTAACTGAACAAGCTAAATTAAGTAAGGCTCAGCAGACTCTTTTAAAAGAGAGACAATTACTAGAAATAGAAAAGGAAGAAAAAAGAAATTCTACAGTTCAAAAGGTTCAACAGGCTCAAGCATTAGATAAGCTTATTTTAGAAAAGTCTCAGCCAAAAACACAGGATAAAAAAAATAAAATAGTGAAACAATTTGGTATTCAGTGTGGTGCATTTAAAAATAAAGCTCAAGCAGAAAATATGTATGCGAGACTTACTATGGCAGGATTTGAACCACAAATTACAACCAACTCTGGTTGGAATCGTGTAATTGTAGGACCTTTGGGTAATCGTGATGCAGCAAATAAAGCAATGAAAAAAGCGGGAAAAGTAGCAGATTGTTTGGTTATCGGAATGTAA
- the lepB gene encoding signal peptidase I, translating to MENLFLIVFLVVLYGVWLGLDALQLPNTISIILVGLVVICGAFWCYYTFILSPRRQARITQEETRLGTTLTEEQKQAILPKSMIGEFLASLFGVLTIVTIFRSFIFEPFQIPSGSMEPTLRVGDFLLVEKFAYGIKDPIWQNTLIETGHPKRGDIIVFKAPPQPNVDYIKRVVGVGGDTVKFDALTRQLTVIHDKKSGEEKHVFKYSGGTPNPEFFYYGTMQLERTEQGDITHQILNNPQAFNYEPYYFKQEGMADGEWKVPQGHYFVMGDNRDNSQDSRFWGFVPEKNIVGKAVFIWLSLDKKQDKYPTGLRWNRFFTKIK from the coding sequence ATGGAAAACCTTTTTCTCATTGTTTTTCTTGTTGTTTTATATGGAGTTTGGTTAGGGTTAGATGCGTTGCAACTTCCTAATACAATATCAATTATACTTGTTGGATTAGTGGTGATTTGTGGTGCTTTTTGGTGCTATTACACATTTATTTTATCCCCTCGCCGTCAAGCTAGAATTACACAAGAAGAAACTCGATTAGGGACAACTTTAACGGAAGAACAAAAGCAGGCAATTTTACCAAAATCAATGATAGGCGAATTTTTAGCCTCATTATTTGGTGTTTTAACTATAGTCACTATTTTCCGTTCTTTTATTTTTGAGCCTTTTCAAATTCCGTCTGGTTCAATGGAACCAACTTTGCGGGTAGGCGATTTTCTTTTAGTTGAAAAATTTGCTTATGGTATTAAAGATCCAATTTGGCAAAATACTTTAATTGAAACAGGACATCCTAAGCGTGGGGATATCATTGTATTTAAAGCACCACCACAACCAAATGTTGATTATATTAAACGTGTTGTAGGAGTAGGTGGGGACACCGTTAAGTTTGATGCTTTGACTCGTCAATTAACTGTTATTCACGATAAAAAGTCAGGGGAAGAAAAACACGTATTTAAATATAGTGGCGGAACACCAAATCCTGAGTTCTTTTATTATGGCACTATGCAACTTGAAAGAACAGAGCAGGGAGACATAACTCATCAAATTTTAAATAACCCACAAGCATTTAATTATGAACCTTATTATTTTAAACAAGAGGGGATGGCAGATGGTGAATGGAAAGTACCACAAGGGCATTATTTTGTGATGGGAGACAATCGTGATAATAGTCAAGATAGTCGCTTTTGGGGTTTTGTACCAGAAAAAAATATAGTGGGTAAAGCGGTATTTATTTGGCTAAGTTTAGACAAAAAACAAGATAAATACCCAACGGGATTAAGATGGAACAGATTTTTCACTAAAATTAAATAA
- the rnc gene encoding ribonuclease III, translating into MKLEQLQKQLGYQFENIDNLKQALTHRSAGAKNNERLEFLGDSILNFAIGYALYNKFPQSQEGELSRMRATLVREKTLAIIARKFNLGEYLKLGSGELKSGGARRDSILSDCVEAIIAAIFLDSEKNMDKVVERVWDWYSALLDEISPGDAQKDPKTRLQEYLQGRKLSLPSYEVFDIKGQAHNQTFKVLCKIQNLDQEFIGTGTSRRKAEQNAANQVIEMLKLKK; encoded by the coding sequence ATGAAATTAGAACAATTACAAAAGCAGTTAGGTTATCAATTTGAAAATATTGACAATTTGAAACAAGCTCTAACACATAGAAGTGCAGGTGCTAAAAATAATGAACGCTTAGAATTTTTAGGTGATTCAATTTTAAATTTTGCGATTGGCTATGCGTTATATAATAAATTCCCTCAATCTCAAGAAGGAGAATTGAGCCGAATGCGAGCCACCTTGGTGCGTGAAAAAACCTTAGCCATTATTGCCCGTAAGTTTAATTTAGGGGAATACCTAAAATTAGGATCAGGTGAGTTGAAAAGTGGGGGGGCTCGTCGAGACTCTATTTTATCAGACTGTGTGGAGGCGATTATTGCTGCCATTTTTCTTGATTCTGAAAAGAATATGGATAAAGTTGTTGAACGAGTATGGGATTGGTACAGTGCATTACTCGATGAAATTTCACCAGGAGATGCACAAAAAGATCCAAAAACACGTTTACAAGAATATTTACAAGGTAGAAAATTATCACTACCAAGTTATGAAGTTTTTGATATTAAAGGGCAGGCACATAATCAAACGTTTAAAGTGCTCTGTAAAATTCAAAATTTAGATCAAGAATTTATTGGTACTGGAACAAGTCGCCGTAAAGCGGAACAAAATGCAGCAAATCAAGTAATTGAAATGCTAAAATTAAAAAAATAA
- the era gene encoding GTPase Era, whose protein sequence is MTETQTKTYCGFIAIVGRPNVGKSTLLNKILGQKVSITSRKAQTTRHRILGIHTEEQYQAVYVDTPGLHIEEKRAINRLMNKAASSAISDVDLVIFVVEGTKWNDDDEMVLNKLRATKAPVVLAINKVDNIKDKEILLPHITELSQKFDFKDILPISAERGKNVNALKSIVRKSLREGIHHFPEEYVTDRSQRFMASEIIREKLMRFLGEELPYSVTVEIEKFNINERGIYEINGLILVERDGQKKMVIGNGGSRIKTVGTEARHDMERLFDAKVYLELWVKVKAGWADDERALRSLGYIEQ, encoded by the coding sequence ATGACAGAAACTCAAACAAAAACATATTGTGGATTTATTGCTATTGTAGGACGACCAAATGTAGGTAAATCCACCCTTTTAAACAAGATTTTAGGGCAAAAAGTCTCTATTACCTCTCGTAAGGCACAAACGACTCGTCATCGTATTTTAGGTATTCATACAGAAGAACAGTATCAAGCTGTTTATGTTGATACACCAGGGCTTCATATTGAAGAGAAACGTGCTATTAACCGTTTAATGAACAAAGCCGCAAGTAGTGCAATTAGTGATGTGGATTTAGTCATTTTCGTGGTTGAAGGCACAAAATGGAATGATGATGATGAAATGGTATTAAATAAACTTCGTGCGACGAAAGCTCCAGTGGTATTGGCGATAAATAAAGTAGATAATATTAAAGATAAAGAAATTTTACTTCCTCATATTACAGAACTTTCTCAAAAATTTGATTTTAAAGACATTTTACCTATTTCAGCAGAACGTGGAAAAAATGTTAATGCGTTAAAAAGTATTGTTAGAAAATCATTACGTGAGGGTATTCATCATTTTCCAGAAGAATACGTCACAGACCGCTCACAACGTTTTATGGCATCAGAAATTATCCGTGAAAAATTAATGCGTTTTTTAGGTGAAGAATTACCTTATTCAGTGACTGTAGAGATTGAAAAATTTAATATTAATGAACGTGGTATTTATGAAATCAACGGTTTAATTTTAGTGGAACGTGATGGTCAGAAAAAAATGGTCATTGGAAATGGTGGAAGCCGAATTAAAACAGTGGGTACAGAAGCTCGTCACGATATGGAACGTTTATTCGATGCTAAAGTCTATTTAGAACTTTGGGTTAAAGTGAAAGCAGGCTGGGCAGATGATGAACGAGCATTACGCAGTTTAGGTTACATCGAACAGTAG
- the rluA gene encoding bifunctional tRNA pseudouridine(32) synthase/23S rRNA pseudouridine(746) synthase RluA — protein sequence MALIEYNPPLEPYLEEVYRDDYITVINKPSGLLSVPGARPEYQDSATFRVLQKYKFAQPVHRLDMATSGLILFALSKNAEKELKRQFRDREPEKHYQALLWGKFGEVGETGTISYPLICDWENRPRQKICYERGKQAVTFYEVLAHYPNNTTRVKLTPHTGRSHQLRLHSLALGHPIIGDKFYANPLAKSLSPRLCLHAQMLTITHPVTGERMQFESDVPF from the coding sequence ATGGCATTGATCGAATACAATCCCCCACTCGAACCTTATTTAGAAGAAGTGTACCGTGATGATTACATCACGGTTATCAACAAACCAAGCGGACTGCTTTCTGTTCCGGGTGCAAGACCAGAATATCAAGACAGTGCGACTTTTCGAGTGTTGCAAAAATACAAATTCGCCCAGCCAGTACACCGTTTAGATATGGCAACAAGCGGGCTAATTTTATTCGCATTAAGCAAAAATGCAGAAAAAGAACTCAAACGCCAATTCCGAGACCGTGAACCGGAAAAGCATTATCAAGCATTATTATGGGGAAAATTTGGGGAAGTCGGCGAGACAGGGACAATCAGCTATCCACTGATCTGCGACTGGGAAAACCGCCCACGCCAAAAAATTTGCTACGAACGTGGCAAACAAGCGGTCACATTTTATGAAGTTCTTGCACATTACCCAAATAACACCACAAGGGTTAAACTCACGCCCCACACTGGGCGTTCACACCAATTGCGATTGCACTCTCTCGCACTCGGACACCCAATTATCGGCGATAAGTTTTATGCTAATCCCTTAGCTAAAAGCCTCTCCCCAAGATTGTGCCTTCACGCCCAAATGCTGACGATTACCCACCCCGTCACAGGGGAAAGAATGCAATTTGAGAGTGACGTGCCGTTTTAG
- the rapA gene encoding RNA polymerase-associated protein RapA, with product MSFVIGQRWISESESSLGLGIITAIDNRTVTVMFPAADEQRVYAIDVAPLTRVTFKKGDTVTSEEGWMLEITDLMVNQDVIIYFGIRSDTNEETVLAEMRLDHKISFSRPQDRLFTAQIDRSDRFALRYRSLQHQQAQYLSPLRGMRGIRASLIPHQLHIAKEVGKRLAPRVLLADEVGLGKTIEAGMILQQQLFSSRVNRVLVLVPESLQHQWLVEMLRRFNLKFSLFDEERCGDFFDEEMGVELNPFESESLVIASINWLEKSPKRSKQVLEAEWDILIVDEAHHLEWNNEKPSVAYQFVEQLSAQVPSVLLLTATPEQLGQESHFARLKLLDSDRFYDYQAFVQEQAQYQPVASAVNTLLNDQPLSTQEQNSISDLLPEEDVEPMFRIINAKDCDKEQQTAVRQELIKELIDRHGTSRVLFRNTRAGVKGFPHRVFNQITVAMPEIYQHIVDDLIEPSLEELLYPENILLNDDPEAKWGELDTHIEWLISFLQQHRDEKIFVICKHANTAIELEQILREKEAIRCAVFHERMSIVERDRASAYFAQQEEGANVLISSSIGSEGRNFQFAHHLVLFNLPDNPDLLEQSIGRLDRIGQRCDIQIFVPCFENSAQARLTQWYHEGLNAFEETCPMGSAIFAEFKQNLTAYLQNPTQDGFEDLLNQTKQRQQQLKLELETGRDRLLEINSNGGDEAQQLALDIASEDNSPELVSFILHLFDIIGLEQEDLGEQSIVIKPTGHMVVPDFPGLSEEGNTVTFNRDLALMREEIEFLTWDHPMVRNGIDLITSGDIGKTAISLLINKHLPAGTLLLEAIYVVEAQAPKSLQLTRFLPPTPVRILVDKNGKNMAEQVSFFGLEKQLKPLKKQMANKIVKMARNDIENLIKLSEQAIVSQAQSLIDEAKHNADQTLTAELHRLTSLQAVNKNIRADEVQALEQIREQSLAELEQANWRLDSLRVIVSNQG from the coding sequence ATGAGTTTTGTAATTGGACAACGCTGGATCAGTGAAAGCGAAAGTAGTCTAGGACTAGGAATTATAACAGCAATAGATAATCGCACAGTGACGGTGATGTTCCCTGCAGCTGATGAACAGCGAGTATATGCAATCGATGTTGCACCGTTAACCCGTGTGACTTTCAAAAAAGGCGATACCGTAACCAGTGAAGAAGGCTGGATGCTTGAAATCACCGATTTAATGGTTAATCAAGATGTAATCATTTATTTTGGGATCCGTAGCGACACCAACGAAGAAACCGTATTAGCGGAAATGCGATTAGATCATAAAATCAGTTTTAGTCGCCCACAAGATCGTCTGTTTACTGCTCAAATTGATCGTAGCGATCGTTTTGCGTTACGCTATCGTTCGTTACAACATCAACAAGCTCAATACCTTTCCCCGCTACGTGGAATGCGTGGCATTCGTGCCAGTTTAATTCCGCACCAATTACATATCGCCAAAGAGGTCGGTAAACGTCTTGCCCCTCGTGTATTATTAGCAGATGAAGTAGGGTTAGGTAAAACCATTGAAGCGGGAATGATTTTACAACAGCAACTTTTTTCAAGCCGTGTAAACCGTGTTTTAGTGCTAGTGCCTGAAAGTTTACAACATCAATGGCTGGTGGAAATGCTACGTCGTTTTAACTTGAAATTTTCACTGTTTGATGAAGAACGTTGTGGCGACTTCTTCGATGAAGAAATGGGCGTAGAACTTAATCCTTTTGAAAGTGAATCTTTAGTGATTGCCTCAATTAACTGGTTAGAAAAATCGCCTAAACGTTCAAAACAAGTACTTGAAGCTGAGTGGGATATTTTAATTGTTGATGAAGCCCATCACTTAGAATGGAATAATGAAAAGCCAAGCGTAGCGTATCAATTCGTTGAACAGCTTTCTGCACAAGTGCCATCGGTATTATTACTTACCGCCACCCCTGAACAATTAGGGCAAGAGAGCCATTTTGCACGCTTAAAATTACTGGATAGCGACCGTTTCTACGATTATCAAGCCTTTGTACAAGAACAGGCACAATATCAACCTGTGGCAAGTGCGGTTAATACCTTATTGAATGATCAACCTTTAAGTACACAAGAGCAAAATAGCATCAGCGATTTATTGCCAGAAGAAGACGTTGAGCCAATGTTCCGCATTATCAACGCCAAAGATTGCGATAAAGAACAGCAAACCGCAGTTCGCCAAGAGTTAATCAAAGAACTTATCGACCGTCACGGCACAAGCCGAGTGTTATTCCGTAATACACGAGCTGGCGTAAAAGGCTTCCCACATCGTGTGTTCAACCAAATTACGGTGGCAATGCCAGAGATTTATCAACACATCGTTGATGATTTAATCGAGCCAAGCCTTGAAGAATTACTTTACCCTGAAAATATCTTGCTCAATGATGATCCAGAAGCTAAATGGGGCGAACTTGACACTCATATCGAATGGTTAATTTCATTCTTGCAACAACACCGTGATGAAAAAATCTTTGTGATTTGTAAACACGCCAATACAGCGATTGAGCTTGAACAAATCCTCCGAGAAAAAGAAGCAATCCGTTGTGCGGTATTCCACGAGAGAATGTCGATTGTGGAACGTGATCGTGCGTCGGCTTACTTTGCTCAGCAAGAAGAAGGGGCGAATGTCTTAATCAGTTCAAGTATCGGTTCAGAAGGGCGTAACTTCCAATTTGCACACCATTTAGTGCTGTTTAATTTACCAGATAACCCTGATTTATTAGAGCAAAGTATCGGACGTTTAGACCGTATCGGACAGCGTTGTGATATTCAAATTTTCGTGCCTTGTTTTGAAAATTCTGCCCAAGCACGCTTAACCCAGTGGTATCACGAAGGATTAAATGCCTTTGAAGAAACTTGCCCAATGGGAAGTGCGATTTTTGCAGAATTTAAACAAAATCTGACCGCTTATTTACAAAATCCAACCCAAGATGGCTTTGAAGATTTATTAAATCAAACCAAACAACGTCAGCAACAGCTTAAATTAGAGCTAGAAACAGGACGTGATCGCCTATTAGAAATCAACTCAAACGGCGGCGATGAAGCCCAACAATTAGCCCTTGATATTGCCTCAGAAGATAACTCGCCAGAGCTTGTGAGCTTTATTTTGCACCTGTTTGATATTATCGGCTTAGAGCAAGAAGATTTAGGCGAGCAAAGTATCGTCATCAAACCAACAGGGCATATGGTTGTGCCTGATTTTCCAGGATTATCAGAAGAAGGGAACACTGTTACCTTTAACCGTGATCTTGCCCTAATGCGAGAAGAAATCGAGTTCTTAACGTGGGATCATCCAATGGTGCGTAATGGTATCGATCTAATTACCTCAGGGGACATCGGTAAAACCGCCATTTCTCTGCTTATAAATAAACACTTACCAGCAGGCACACTGTTGCTTGAAGCGATTTATGTGGTTGAAGCCCAAGCACCAAAATCCTTGCAATTAACTCGTTTCTTACCACCAACCCCAGTGCGTATTTTAGTGGATAAAAACGGCAAAAATATGGCAGAGCAAGTGTCGTTCTTTGGGCTTGAAAAACAGTTAAAACCATTGAAAAAACAGATGGCAAATAAAATTGTGAAAATGGCACGCAATGACATTGAAAACTTAATCAAATTAAGTGAACAGGCGATCGTCAGCCAAGCACAATCATTGATTGACGAGGCGAAACACAATGCCGATCAAACCCTAACCGCTGAATTGCACCGTTTAACCTCACTTCAAGCGGTTAATAAAAATATCCGTGCCGATGAAGTGCAAGCGTTAGAGCAAATCAGAGAGCAGTCTCTGGCTGAATTAGAGCAAGCAAACTGGCGTTTAGACAGCCTGCGTGTGATTGTCAGCAACCAAGGGTAA
- a CDS encoding ribonuclease T2 family protein — translation MNKKKLVTSVVSLVIGAGIMLFSSKETVSAKSQHNNQTKTTQYSNQHLDYDTDMRRDKYGQNKVSVDYYMLALSWSPGFCEYKKKSTQGNLPRSLQYQCANPHKFGWVIHGLWPQNRSARQIDQHPRFCQGDLPPVDERIIEKYMREAPGKPLLQGEWEKHGACAFKQPQDYFNMQRALYNDLKLPNKKLNRKALFRWMRDNNPKLRNVYLGASRNELYICYNKKWRPINCPKHH, via the coding sequence ATGAATAAGAAAAAATTAGTAACAAGTGTCGTTTCTCTTGTGATTGGAGCAGGGATTATGTTATTTTCAAGTAAAGAAACTGTGTCAGCAAAATCTCAACACAATAATCAAACAAAAACCACCCAATATTCAAATCAACATTTGGATTATGATACAGATATGCGCCGAGATAAATATGGGCAGAATAAAGTATCTGTTGATTATTATATGCTAGCTCTTTCTTGGTCACCCGGTTTTTGTGAATATAAGAAAAAATCAACACAGGGAAATCTACCAAGAAGTTTACAATATCAATGTGCGAACCCTCATAAATTTGGTTGGGTTATTCACGGATTATGGCCTCAAAATCGTTCAGCTCGTCAAATTGATCAGCATCCTCGTTTCTGTCAAGGAGATTTACCGCCAGTTGATGAGCGTATTATTGAAAAATATATGCGAGAAGCACCTGGAAAACCTTTATTGCAAGGCGAATGGGAAAAACACGGTGCTTGTGCATTTAAACAACCACAAGATTACTTCAATATGCAAAGAGCATTGTATAACGATTTAAAATTACCTAATAAAAAATTAAATCGTAAAGCCTTATTCCGTTGGATGCGTGATAATAATCCCAAATTAAGAAATGTCTATTTAGGTGCATCTCGTAATGAACTTTATATTTGCTACAATAAAAAATGGCGACCAATAAACTGCCCTAAGCATCATTAA
- a CDS encoding YfhL family 4Fe-4S dicluster ferredoxin: protein MALLITTKCTNCDMCEPECPNQAISMGDEIYVIDPALCTECVGHYEIPTCQKVCPISNCIKKDPDNEETQEQLWERFVMIHHFNEI from the coding sequence ATGGCATTATTGATAACAACAAAATGTACTAACTGTGATATGTGCGAGCCTGAATGTCCCAATCAGGCAATCTCAATGGGCGATGAAATTTATGTTATTGATCCTGCACTCTGTACAGAGTGTGTCGGTCATTATGAAATACCCACCTGTCAAAAGGTTTGTCCTATTTCAAATTGCATAAAAAAAGATCCCGATAATGAAGAAACACAAGAGCAATTATGGGAACGCTTTGTGATGATTCATCATTTTAATGAAATTTAA
- the pssA gene encoding CDP-diacylglycerol--serine O-phosphatidyltransferase, protein MLTSLKINKARSHVKNLDYIPTKAENIEFLLETPQFKQHILNLIHQAKERIYITSLYWEKDEAGQEILDALYQAKLSRPELDIKVLVDWHRAQRGRIGEKEAGSNADWYYEMHQKYANDKQNEIPFYGVPINGRELFGVLHLKGLVFDDTLLYSGASINNVYLHQLDKYRCDRYHQIKNQALTDSIVHFTNEHILSQEAVNRLDVLERRKTTEIRPQIKAFRKYLSHQQYQLSKPYQEEGLGLGISLLLGLKRKKNQLNKTIEALFCLTEQKLTICTPYFNFPITIRNRIAWLLKAGKQIEIVVGDKTANDFYTKPEEKFTLASALPYLYEKNLRAFCKRHQRYIDNGQLIIRLWKNEENTYHLKGVWIDHQYILLTGNNLNPRAWRLDAENAVLISDPKEELKPKAVQELTKIREHTQILKHYTDLEIVQDYPKDVRKVLKRFGRIKLDKVIKMLL, encoded by the coding sequence ATGCTTACGTCATTGAAAATAAACAAGGCAAGATCTCACGTAAAAAATTTAGATTACATACCAACAAAGGCTGAAAACATTGAGTTTCTATTAGAAACCCCTCAATTTAAACAGCATATTCTAAATTTAATTCATCAAGCAAAAGAGCGAATTTATATTACCTCCCTCTACTGGGAAAAAGATGAAGCAGGTCAAGAGATTTTAGACGCACTTTATCAAGCAAAATTATCTCGTCCTGAATTAGATATCAAAGTACTGGTTGATTGGCACCGTGCTCAACGAGGACGAATAGGTGAAAAAGAAGCAGGAAGTAATGCTGACTGGTATTATGAAATGCACCAGAAATATGCCAATGATAAACAAAATGAAATTCCTTTTTATGGCGTACCGATAAATGGTAGAGAACTGTTCGGTGTATTGCATTTAAAAGGTTTAGTCTTTGATGATACCCTGCTATATAGTGGTGCGAGTATTAATAATGTTTATTTACATCAATTAGATAAATATCGTTGCGATCGTTATCACCAAATTAAAAATCAAGCCTTAACCGATTCAATTGTTCATTTTACTAATGAACATATTTTAAGCCAAGAAGCTGTAAATCGTTTAGATGTATTAGAACGAAGAAAAACCACCGAAATTCGCCCTCAAATAAAAGCATTCCGTAAATATTTAAGTCATCAGCAGTACCAACTTTCAAAACCTTATCAAGAAGAGGGATTGGGGTTAGGTATATCTTTGCTATTGGGGTTAAAACGTAAAAAAAATCAATTAAATAAAACCATTGAAGCTCTATTTTGTTTAACAGAACAAAAATTAACAATTTGTACTCCTTATTTTAATTTCCCAATTACTATTAGAAATCGTATTGCGTGGTTATTAAAAGCAGGTAAACAGATTGAGATTGTAGTGGGAGACAAAACAGCCAATGATTTTTATACTAAGCCTGAAGAGAAATTCACTCTAGCTTCTGCATTACCTTATCTTTATGAAAAGAACTTACGTGCTTTTTGTAAGCGTCATCAACGCTACATTGATAATGGGCAATTAATTATTCGTTTATGGAAAAATGAGGAAAATACTTATCACCTTAAAGGCGTGTGGATTGATCATCAATATATTTTATTAACAGGAAATAATTTAAACCCAAGAGCTTGGCGATTAGATGCCGAAAATGCGGTATTAATTTCAGATCCAAAAGAGGAATTAAAACCAAAAGCCGTTCAAGAATTGACAAAAATTCGAGAACATACACAAATTTTAAAACATTATACAGATTTGGAAATAGTGCAAGATTACCCTAAAGATGTACGTAAAGTTTTAAAACGATTTGGTCGTATTAAATTAGATAAAGTAATTAAAATGCTACTTTAA